The window TTTGAGTTGTTAGCTGACAGGGAACGTGCCTTGCTACCATTAACTGTTCCTAATGCTTTTGGGTTTGCAGGTTTTACCTGACCAGTTCTGCTAATATTTCCACCACTTGGAGTCGATGGGCATGAGGCTATTGGAGAGCTTGACGAATTAGGGATACCAAATTTTGGGATAGACTTACTGGATTTACCACCCAGACTTGCCCCACTGTTTTCTCTGCTAAGTGCTACCCTGGAACTTGATAAAGACAGACCTTCACACTTCTCCAATGACATTTGACTGCCATAATGGAGACCAGTCTCTCCTTTAGATCCTTTTGCCTTTGGGCCGGAGGTAACTTTGGCATGGTTGAGGCTTGAGGTTTTGAAACTGGCATGGTCTGTTCTGTGACGAATGTCAAGTTCATCTTCTGATACAGCTGTCCTTGTCCCAGAGGTCCTCCCTCCATCCCCATATGCTGACTTTAAGGCACTTTGGGGAAGCAAGATCTTAGTCTTGTGGTCAAGACTGGACTTTCTAACTGGAGGGGGAGGCGGTGAGGTGCAGGTAGGTTTAGAGGGACCACCTGTTTTCTGTGAATTGGCCTTATTGTTTTTCCCTAAGGAGGAGAATTTAAGGCTTGTGGTAGATGCAACAAAATCTTGGGTTCCCTTGTAGTCTACAGAGGGGTGAATGACGGGCACAGTTCCTAGGGTAGTGGCACCTCTTCTCAACTGAGGCATCTTAGTGGGTGTAAAATGTATGGCTGAATTTTCACAGCCATCAACCACCCTATGGGATGAGGTAGGACCCTGCATCTTGGATGGGCGAGGTACACTGTTGCTGGATGGTTTGCTGGAAAGTATACCACTAGGGGCATTTCTGAGGAATTTGCTGGTGCTGCTGAAGTCAGAAAACTGAGGTTCTGAGAGGTTGTTGGTCCGCTGCCAAGGATCTGCTTGCTTAACTTCTTGCCTTTGTGGATCTTTACCACTGCCGCTACTACTGCTACGACTGTGGGAAATGTATGAGGTAGGTTTGATCTTTCTAGGAAGGCTGGATTGAACTATTAAGGGGTCCTGTGGAGGTGAGGCGGAGTTAAGTGAGTTTGCTTTAATAATATTGGATGTGTTTTGGATGAAGCCTTTTGTTAACTCTGGTGAAGGGGGGCATCTTGTCAATGACAGTTTGCTTGAGGCAGCACTATCACTGTCTTGCTCAGAAAAACTCAACCCACTGTCATTTAGGGAACTCTTAGCCTCTCTGGGAGAAGACACACAATGATAAGTGTCCAGAGAATCAAAGTTAAAGACTGACTCTGGTCCGATGTTTCTGACTTGGGGAAGGAAAACATCTATAGGATGAGCTCCTTCACTTTCCACAGTGCATATACTAACTTCACTCAGCCAAGAACTAATAGATGAGCCCCTGCTGTCTATATACTCTACTGGACCCACCTGAATGGGTTTGACAACTGCTGTATTGACTTCTGATTCTACAACAGTTGATGTATAGGCATCAAACTCATCATTAATGCTGCTGATGATACTGACAGGCCGGGAACCAGAGGCCAAGGCCTGAAGTGAACAGTCACTGTTAAAGCTGATAATACTTGATGGCCGGCCCTTATCGTAAATACTACCAATTGATAGTTCTTCAACCACAGTAAATACCAACTCATCCTCTCCATTCAACTCCACAGGCTGCTGCAGTGTGACAGTAGCTTTTAGGATGTCCCTATCCAGACATCTATCCCTCAAGGTAGAGCGCACTTGACAAACTTCAACAGGACCTCTGAACAAAGAGGAGGTGCACGGGTCTCTTCTTTTGACGGCTTGGTGGCTCATACCCACGGGTGGCATTCTGGTGCTAGATCTTTCTTCAGTATCTCTATTTTCTTTCTGCTGTGCAGGTGGTGGGGCTGGTTTTGGCAAAGCTTTCTTGTTGAAATGGATCTTTTCTCTCACCACAGGCTCTGTGCTTGGTGCAACAGTAGTTGCCAACTTATCTCTACTGACTGGAATCTCGGAGACCAACACCTTTTTGCCATCAGCACTACTTCTGCATTCATTTTGAACATTCTCAACTGGTGTCCTTTCTTCAGGTATGCATTGCATCATGACATTGTCCATTTTGGATCTAGTACTGGGACTACAGGATGGCTGGATTGGGACAGATTTTGGAGATTGTTTGGCTGAGAGGCCATCTTGGTTGTTAGAAAAATTTGATAAAGTCTTTGGTGAATTAGAACCTTGGCTGTCTTTAGGTTTTTCAGTTTTGGGGCTAGCTTGGCTTCGCTTGCCCTCTCCAACAAAGGCGGTGGGTTCTTCACTACCGTCTATACACTCAAGCCTCTCCTGCAGCTCAGCAAATGTGTTGCATTTAAAGAACTGGTCTCTGGCTAGAGGGTCCTCTTTTGCTGATTTCTTCTTGTTTAGGGAAGGGATAATTGGAACAAAAGCAGGTGGACCTTCATTATCACTGAGCTCCCTGTCAGAAATTGCTGTTCCCCCAGGACCAACGTAAATAACTGTATCACAAGACTGTTCGCTACTGGAGGAGTATTCTGGGTCACTGAGAAAAGAGGGCAGGTCTGGATCTAGGGCTACAGTCCGAGGATGAAAAGGTCTAAGATGAGGTGGCCGACGGATCCTTCCTTCCTCACAGGAGCTTTCTCCACCAGAGGAACTGGATGCATACTGCATAGAATAGTAAAAAAGAGCATACATGATTTTTAAGGTTGTGTGCAGGCATATTAAGGGCCAAGAGAGAACATCCTTTTTAGGTAATTCTGGTCTAtatttgtgtttgatgctgTGTGTCAGGAGCCCTCAAATCACAATTATTATCTATGTGTTGACAATATTACCGCAGTAGAGTCaataaatcagaaataaaacttCAGATTTTACTTTTCATAATATTATTTTAACTATTCAAGGGTCTGCTTTATGGCATTATCTGTCCTAGTTCATGTCAGACagattacatttctttataaaagaataaaacttttataattataataatataatactATAATCATTGGtctttaatataataatataaaaactctttttttttcattttagaagttaaaagtaaataaattcacagaaaaaatTGCCAATTATACTAATTCCTGAATGTAATCTGCATGAACCAAATGACATATATATTCAAAAATGTATCTAATTatctgaaatatatttttcaaaatgtgagACAGTTTTTGGCAACTGTATTAATTAAATTAGTGGACGTGTCAGAAtttcttcactactcactacttagtggACTATATAGTCCAAttgcctttttgaaaatgattgtAAAATGATCAGAGGAAGGTAAAAAACTGGTTCTCGGGTAATGCTCAAATCTTCCATCTGTCACATTGTCTCCTTTTAAtggttcagaaataaaaaaggtgaacattttaagattttgatCACTTAAAGATTTATACTGAATAAATATAATGCTTAAAATAATCACAACTAGTTCTCATTAAACTCATACTAAACAAAATTTTTGTATAGTACCATGActcaaatgtgtttaaaaacataGGAGCTTTACTAAAGTATTAACCAGTACTGGTGTAccttggatttcttttttctcatccGGTGGATGCGAGAGGCCAACTGGATGGTTGTGAGTGAGTCGGCATGGTTGGCTGGGACATCTGAGATGTGGGCAATCATTGTGGTTCTACAGTTAATGTTGCCCAGGGACTCCCTCAACAGCATTGTCAATTTGCTGTCTCTACAGAATGCAAAGACATAATTATCAGTCGActtcaaatgtgtgttttaataCAACAATACTAAAGAGATGATTAGATGAAAATATTCCTGAGTGTCACTTTAAATAACTGTGCTAAAAATACActgaaatgactttttaaaggagAAGAAATAGGAAATACAATAATCTTATCGATATACTGCTGTGACcaatatttttgaaacaattaaCCTGCAGATGCAATTACTTAAGAGAAAAATGCAtgagtaaaatgtaaaattaatgtGATTTTCTTACCTGTAAGGAACGTGTTTAGCACCATTTGTCAAAGCCATTATGACATTTCCCAATGCATTGAGAGAAAGGCACAAGCCTCCTCCCCCGTCTCTGCTTTTACTGAGAACCTTTTCGCAGCTCCCCAAGTCTAAAAGGTGTAGCCTGCTTCGCCCGCCTGACACTGTCAATGAAAAAAGGACCAGTTGAATAAATGAAGATCCCCCTTTTCTACTAGTTAGCTTCCTTATTTGTAGCTTAGGGACAATAAAAGGGAAGTAACTGAATCCCACCAGACCAGGGAGGCAGATTTTCCACACTGAGATGAATCAATGTTTATCTGATTGTATCAGATGTATGAAATGTAATGAAATGTATCAATTAAACAACCAACTAACaattacaaactttttcaagTGATCTAAATAAAGGTTTCAGGTCTAGGTCAACAATGATTCCTTCCTTGCTTAAAGTACTCCTTAGCCAGGGTTATAATACTAACTTCCGCCTTTGCCACTCTTCTCCATGCGATACTGATAAACATGCAGGGTGAACAGCATGTGAGAGTTGcgccgctcctcctcctcaacaTTTGGTCTGCTGGTGCTGCGCGCGGCAATGGCCGCATCGAGGTAAAATGCAGCTTTGTCGGCGGTCGGAGCACGCAGCTCGCTCTGATTTTGGAGCTGCAAACACAGAGGAATAGACATAGACCGGAGGGTTAGCACAAGAGGGTATTAAGGCTGGAAAAACCGAGGAACCTGTTAATTGGACCCCCTGCATACACTTCCTGCACATATCAGTGACTCTCTGAGGCAATTAAAAACAGAGGATGTGCATGCAGAGGGAGCAGGGCTGAGAGAGGTAATGTAGGACCAGGAGGTAGGGGCAGGGGCGCAAAAAGTGGGTGTGTAGCATATGCGTTGCATAGGGGCGCCGGCCAAAGGGGGCGCCAAACTACAGTTGTGAAAATGATTTTATAGTccgtattttttaatttcacagctGTTTGTGCGCATATATTTACATGATATGATCAGTAACAGAAGTACATCGTAACTGATTGGGCGCCCCCGCCACAGCCGCTCCTCCTTCCCTCGGGTCTTGTACAGAGAGCGCTGCACAATCCAGCACATGTCCGCGAGGACGTACGGGGGCGCGCTCTCGCgcctgattgtttttatttgaattctgTGAAAATCCCTCCATATGTGATCATCTGATGGCAACGCACTTTAAGGAAAGTCAatggaaaggcaaaagaaaaaacaatcgggggatgaaaacagaaaacgcAAGAGGGACAAACATGTGTTGTGAATGAAGAAAAGCTTCTGTAAATTGTTGAGAGACAGCAAGTACATTTTAGCAGTGATAAAAACAGGCTTGAAAAACATTCAGGCTAAAGCTATTATGGTCACAAGTGTATTGCTGCTGTACTGAGCAGGATTTACAGTATCAATAATCATGAAGAGAAAATGAAGAAGCTTGTTTgtactaattttttttctttttatgttaaaagtttggataattattttttgtgagTGACTATTTAGTTTGCAGCCTGTTGCTTTTAATATCACTTTGGCTGAACGACACTTTGGATTGTAGTTGAACATTTGGAGTTGTTtgacaacaataaagaaatctattttattctatccCACCACTAAGTGAtatccaacaaaaatgtaatttaaaaatacaaaaaaatgtttctatttttacatatagTTTAGTCTCTTTATTCTTTGAAAATCTTCCTAACACAAAGTTTATATCACACAGCTGTaaggatggagagaaagaagagaagagagaaaaaagatcaggacagatggaggaaagaaaacAGGTTGGTCTTAAGGTGGACGTTCAGGGCAAAGTTAATACCGAGtcagttatttttaaatagtattcttattttgaaaaaatgttcactAGCAAgatgattaatttatttaaaacatgaaacaattgCTGCTTGGCCATATGATTTAGTAGAGAAGAACACAGACAAGAGGTGAAGGAGACAGACATGAGGATGGTGATGCATCTGATATaaaagagagcagagatgaCTTCAGTCAGGAATAATTAAACTATTGAAGTCACAAAAACCTAGATGCTAATTCTGGTTCAAAGTTCTGCTGACCACTTGTTCACGTATTTTGGGAAAACAAGTGCAGACATACATGACAAGTCAATCCCAACAGAGAAGAATGAGGAGAGAGGTTcagatgatgataatgatgatgatagAGGGTGGGAGACGATCAGCTGgtgatgaagagggagaagaacagagaggtaCAGAGGAGAGGGCTGGGGTAAGTTATTTCTCGGAAGATTCTTTTGAATGGCATCACCTCACAAATTTGGGGAATCATTGAGGCAATACACGGTTGAAAATAgctcacaaaaatgttcttctgGGTCATCTCCCTAACCAGATAAGAAGTGATGAGATTTATACATGTAAACAATAAAATTGTTGTGGGGATGTTAAGATAGCTTTAGGAGTGGATGGGGTATTTTATtatgtgcatttgtgtttgtgtgttagtgtgtgtgtgtgtgtgggggggggggggttacgtgGCCGCATACCCCTATTTAATTAGGTAGTTGCGCCCCTGGGTAGGGGCACCTTCCTGAGAAGAAGAAATTCAGAAAAGAAGCAGGCAACATCAAGGAGCCCATGTGTGGAAGCTGAAAGGAAGAGGAGACTTCCTGAGCTGCAGTTGCTTTGAAGTAGAAGTCCAAAACCGAcaccccacccaaaaaaaacatctgtcagCAACACCTGTGAATGACTTCAAACCTGCAGTTCTTCAACATCCCCCAGTGATATTCCTACAGATGTTTGTGGCGAGCTCGCTTTAAGTCATGGGTAATGGATGCTGACAGGAGAGTCAgagaaagaaagtaaaaagaaagcTATCAATAACACAGGTGGGTTTGGTTGAAATATAAATCAAAGATTTCAGGAGCGAGGATATAGTGAGACGGGCTAGGAAGTCCTAGGAGACAAAAAGTCTCACACATGTACTCACTAGAAAGTTTAAACatctttgaaaaagaaagaggggTTAGATCACAGGCAGAAAAAGATCAATACTAAGACTAATACTTTATAACCCACAGAGAGGGAATGAAAGACTGAGCGAACAAAGGAAACCAGGGAGACCAAGCATCTCTCACCTGAGTGCCGCAGATGGGATCCTCTTTCAGATGGATTCCCGGTGACTGGCCCTCCTGTAGGCTGCCTGTTGACACTTCTGACAGCAAGTCCTTAAGCTCTTCATCTTTTCCAAAAATTTCCACAGCAGACACACGGACTGAGAACCGAGTGCCAGTCTTCTCCTTTCTCTCATTGATGAGCTTGAAGAGCCAGGAAATGGCGCAGGGTACAATGCCTAGGCTCTGAGTGGAGCTGTCTTTGCCAATCATGGTGTATGTCTTGCCTGGGGATGTATGATAGGGAAAGAGgtataacaaaaagaaaatatggccTTGAAGCAAGCATATTCACTTTATGTTATGTCTTATTCCACCAAGCTGCCTGGAAGCGCAGTATTTCTAAAAGAAAGGAACGACAGGCACTgggaaaaagggaaaagataAAGGCGGACATGGAAGGAGGTTATACATGTGAATCAAATGCAAAAGAGAATGACAGCAAACAGCTGCATGAAAAGAGAAGTCTTCCACTTAAGCATACTAGCCAGAGCAGTCACTCGGATTTTAATTATAGAGTAACCCCTGAAGCCTTGATGCTACACTTAATCCGTCACCCCCCACCTTCAGATTTCTTTCGCTTTAATCTCCAATTCCTTGACTCACCCCAGTGCATCACTGAACCAATTGTGGACACCAAGTGTAACTAACAAAGACCAATAAGAGTTTTTCTTTGGCTAACAAAGGCACTTGTCAAATCTGGTGCCTTTGGAGGAGCTTACCAAGCTTGACTTGACCGAAGCTGAAGATGCAGCCGTCTGCTCCGTTCACAACAGACTGGACGACCTCCGCTACTGTTCCTGAGCACACCTCCGCCTGTGACAAAAACATCGTCTAATGTTTAGTTTCAAAATTTTGTGCCTgggaaacagaaagaaaaacaatatttgtccattcaaaatgaaagcaaaatcaTTTGTTTGTGAAGACTGTTTCATGCCGTTTGTTTCAGTACGGGGCCTCTGAGGCAAAGCCTCTGCAGACGAGTCTCATTCCCATACATCACACAACAAACAAGACCAACAAACAAGACCTCTAACAGCAGTTCTCATCCATACAACTGTTTGCCACCAGCAGTCTCGTCCCAGCAGCACAATATAACAGCTTGGCATGTGGGCTGCTGCTGAAACGTTTTGCCTTAAGCCACCAGCAGCTTATTTTTGAATGTATTTCCTTAAAATGAAAGGGAATACAAAAACACAGGTTTTCTCACACCTTGCAACATTAGTTGTAGTCATTTCTGGTTTTATGCTGTTAATTCTGAAGAGCCAATTGGAAATGAATATAATCCTCAAAGTTTAAGTAATTTTCCTTTAATGATATCTAATTATTTCTTCTATGAAAAGACtaatgttttgttcttgtttttgtgtttttgttttgttcataaaTTACAGCAGACTTTTGATTCAGTGACAATTGTAATGGTTTGATAAAGCGGTGTCAAAAAAAGAGGTTGGATTTAAGTGGAGTGAATTCAGATCATTCTTCTGATGGCTTAAAATGCCCAGCTGTTAGCCCCACTCTGCCAAAAATTGCAGTTGACCCAAGACAAGAATCTTTTCTCTAAGCCCCTTACCACGCCCCCCCATGCTTAAGAAAGTTCTTAAGTTCTAGAGCAGACAAATTCCTGATCAACAAAATacgaaaaaaaggaacaaatataATGTCCATTACTTGTGAGGCATCCTGggtaaaaacagcatcaaaGGCGAATATCTTTGGAACGGCCACAGTGGCGGACCTCCTGTGTCCTGAACTGGAGTGTGGGCTAGACGCTGGGTCGTAGAGGGTCAGCTGCTTCTTCCTGCTGTCAACTTTCAGGAAGGACTGCGACTCTGAAGAGTCTGCATCCTCCAGAGATGGACAGATTCGCATCATCACTTTCACCTGTTCAGTTTAacaaaaagaataagaaaaagggCTGCATTAAAAGAGAGGAAGGCACAACATTAGCAGAGAactacttgtttttttcctgattaaATAGGTGGGTAAAAATGAGAACATAAACCTAAATTCAAAAAGGAGTCGAAGGTTTGCATTCTGAATAGAAGTTGCAAACTGAAACTCCCTCAACATTACGCATTAACATCACGTCCACTCTTTCAGAGCTGATGTACATCTgaggtttccatggaaacagtcTCACAGTCAGCAGCAAACTCGATGGGTCAACACATTGCCTAATGGTGTTAGTAAAAAGGAAGCAAGGTGAGTATTGAAAGTCATTGCTATAAATGCTGAAAATTGTGTGAAGCACCCTGCTGGGGGGGATTATCCCACTctaggttgtttttttggacTGAGAGCAGCTTAGCAGCCGGCAGAGCAGAGGCATATGGCCCCCTTCTTTATTCTACCTTTTTACACTCTGCagcttttcttctgctttcttACTTCATGTAAGAATTCTAAAACCGGCTGTATTTTGATTTGATATTCACAAAGAGAGCTTACAGACATGACACATTCCTCAGGTCAAAGTATGCCTCATCGCCCATGTATGGACTGAAGAAGGTGACAGCCTAtagataaatgttttgtttcagcACCACACTGGCAAGACAATGCATTTCTTCTGTTATTGCTGTGCCTAAAGGAGTAAAGTCAACTTCCCAGCTGTATGCCGTGCTGCATCTAACAAAAGTCACACAGCTTTTACACTTGCTGTGCTGCACACAGCCTTCTGTGTGTGGTATGTGGGGGGGTCTTTGAGCATGTTGAGCTATATGAAGCTCCAGTTTACGATTAGcttcctttaaaatgacaactcGATATTGCTTCACGATCTGATGGTCAGATATAAACCTGTTACAATAGCACTATGAAAATATATCTGTGACTGACGAGGGACAGAACAGCTCCTGGGATAAGATTAGAAGGCTTTTTAAGACCCTGTCATCTCCTGGAGTTGTTTACTGTTACACCCTGACATTACAGCCAGAAAAGACTTTCTATATTCTACGTTGCACAAGATGGGAACTCTAAGCAATGTATAAAGCTTTCTGAAAAAGAACTTCCGCAAAATTGAAATGGAACTCTAAGAATAATGCTGCTTGGGAGTTGGAAAAAGTAACTTTGGACCTACTGCTCACAAAATATAATATGAGATAGGACACTGACCTTAAACAAAGTCTGCAGACATTACAGAAAAGTGAACTTATAAACTCTGTTAAAACCAGAATGACGGGTGTTAATCAAGCAGCAAAAGATGGAATTACTAACCTTGGACAGTTGACAGAATATGTAcgcttttttatttcacagcattaccacataattataataatgaaattgttttaaaaattattgaagatggttaaagTGATCATTCTCTAATTATATCATTTCACTTGTCCcaaaaagttattatttttgtaatgaataataaactaaaacatatttttaatcttttgataCTTGACCTGCATGTACTATGATGATTTCAGAAATAGCATCcaattatataataataataataatcagcaGATATTGTTGATACCTGATCTGCATATGCTATgaagatttctgaaacagtgttatgtctattttttctgatatagtggttttttttttattgtagtcatgatttttctaatgaaaataatctgaataTATTTTAGGTAACTGATCTGTATGTGCTATGTTAATATACAAAATAGAGTTATATCTATTTTACATAATCATTAAGTAATTCATcgttgtcatgtgatttattgatacttaagtaTTCTTGATGACCAGAAACTGTGTTGGTAAGGTATAGATATCTGATATAAGaatatgaaccggataatgataaatcacgTATTAAAAATGGTTagggtagaacaggggtgggattaaatAAGTTTGCTTTCTTCCACTACATTTCAAGCAATTGATTTAATGATGGAGCAATTTTGATTtgatgtctaattatcctataagttgatacgtctttgtatgaatgtatgaatgctgattgtattgtttggtgcattattcttgctttgattgcttgaaataaaccctttcaaatgaaaaatcaaatcaaaatgataTGAAAGACagaataatttaattttatacattacTATTTTgtaagatatttaaaaaatggcatATTTTTATACTTTCTTATTGGCAAGCGTAAAATAAGAGTTagaaaagtattttcaaaaGTTCCATAAAGATAACTACTGatattgtacattttatttgtgcATTTAGACTAGTATGTGTTTCTATTAAATTGTATTGGTCATACAATTTTGAAAGGAACGTCCACATGCCTCTGCTGAAGCAACAACATCTCTGCTCTCTTTGTTATCTTGGCAGCCATCAGATACTGAAGGCCACAGTGTTTTCACACGTTGCACTAATGGCCTCTGTTTCCAGAGTCCATTAGTGAGGCTCCATCTCCATTGCGCCATCTACTCAGCTTTCTATACCTGACAAGACGTGTCTACGGGTCAAAATTGGAGATTTGGAAGTGACTTAAATAAGGCAAATGGAAACAAAACTAATATTTAGGTTGAATTGATGTAAAAACAGATGcaagaaaatgcaaaagcaTGGAATCTTGCAGATATCACCACTGTGTCTAGGCTTTACAGGACGGCAGACAACACCAATGTGTCTACTCTACAGTGACAAATGTAAATCTCAGCAGATATATATGAACTTGTGTCATACAAGGGTTTACAACAGCAGTGAAATCTTCCATTCAGTTTAACCAAATCTTCAGCTGAGCCTTTATGTGCCTTTTCATCTGCTCAAACAAacgaacaaacaaaccaaaaagggAAGAGCGATGTGTTTGCACAGCTTTGTTGAATAGTTGTCCAAAAACAGCTGTCCTTGCTTTCTGCACTACATCTTTAATGTATTTAGAAGACCATCTTTTAACATGAGTACATTTCTATAAAATACACCTTCAGTGTTTGCAGAAACTGCTTCAACAAATGGACTGAATTCATGACCATGGGCTAATCTAGCTGAATCTGCATTGAATGGACCAGAGGCTTTTTGTGTGTAGACCAATGTGTCCCCACCTGGCATTTCAGCCCAATAAACTTTCCATTTGCACCAGTGGGAACAAGGTTGATGGAAGAAAGGAGTTACAGTTTGCAAAATCACATACTGAATTCAGCAACAACTGTGCCAATGCTTACCTTTCCCATTCCTGGGTTCTCTTTCACCTTGGAAACAGCTCGGAGCAGGCATGGCGGAGCAGGGGGTGGTGAGACCTGAAGGATGCCACTGAAGTTGGTCGGGTAGATGGAAGGCTCCTGGGGGTGGAGGGGCAAAGGCTGGTGTTTCTTCCGTTTGGAGGACAGGTTCAGCTTCTGAGCTGCCCTGGAAGAGTTTCAACAAAAACTTGAGTTGAAGCCATACCTATAGAACAAGGTTTCCAGAAAACTTAAGCAGAATAGAAAGTTTTAGAATCCTTTTCCTTCAACTCACATCTTGTGTCACGAAAAACCTCTTTTCCTTGATTTACTTTAATCAGACATCAAGTCACAAACATTCAGAGACCAGATACACCTGTTCCagctaaagaataaaaaaactgttaacaCATCAATTTATTTTGATCAAAGTCCTTATAAAAGATGAAAACTGTCCCAAATATGACAGGTGAGAACTGCTGAAGCTACC is drawn from Oryzias latipes chromosome 22, ASM223467v1 and contains these coding sequences:
- the kif26a gene encoding kinesin-like protein KIF26A isoform X4, which gives rise to MDWKELAAQKLNLSSKRKKHQPLPLHPQEPSIYPTNFSGILQVSPPPAPPCLLRAVSKVKENPGMGKVKVMMRICPSLEDADSSESQSFLKVDSRKKQLTLYDPASSPHSSSGHRRSATVAVPKIFAFDAVFTQDASQAEVCSGTVAEVVQSVVNGADGCIFSFGQVKLGKTYTMIGKDSSTQSLGIVPCAISWLFKLINERKEKTGTRFSVRVSAVEIFGKDEELKDLLSEVSTGSLQEGQSPGIHLKEDPICGTQLQNQSELRAPTADKAAFYLDAAIAARSTSRPNVEEEERRNSHMLFTLHVYQYRMEKSGKGGMSGGRSRLHLLDLGSCEKVLSKSRDGGGGLCLSLNALGNVIMALTNGAKHVPYRDSKLTMLLRESLGNINCRTTMIAHISDVPANHADSLTTIQLASRIHRMRKKKSKYASSSSGGESSCEEGRIRRPPHLRPFHPRTVALDPDLPSFLSDPEYSSSSEQSCDTVIYVGPGGTAISDRELSDNEGPPAFVPIIPSLNKKKSAKEDPLARDQFFKCNTFAELQERLECIDGSEEPTAFVGEGKRSQASPKTEKPKDSQGSNSPKTLSNFSNNQDGLSAKQSPKSVPIQPSCSPSTRSKMDNVMMQCIPEERTPVENVQNECRSSADGKKVLVSEIPVSRDKLATTVAPSTEPVVREKIHFNKKALPKPAPPPAQQKENRDTEERSSTRMPPVGMSHQAVKRRDPCTSSLFRGPVEVCQVRSTLRDRCLDRDILKATVTLQQPVELNGEDELVFTVVEELSIGSIYDKGRPSSIISFNSDCSLQALASGSRPVSIISSINDEFDAYTSTVVESEVNTAVVKPIQVGPVEYIDSRGSSISSWLSEVSICTVESEGAHPIDVFLPQVRNIGPESVFNFDSLDTYHCVSSPREAKSSLNDSGLSFSEQDSDSAASSKLSLTRCPPSPELTKGFIQNTSNIIKANSLNSASPPQDPLIVQSSLPRKIKPTSYISHSRSSSSGSGKDPQRQEVKQADPWQRTNNLSEPQFSDFSSTSKFLRNAPSGILSSKPSSNSVPRPSKMQGPTSSHRVVDGCENSAIHFTPTKMPQLRRGATTLGTVPVIHPSVDYKGTQDFVASTTSLKFSSLGKNNKANSQKTGGPSKPTCTSPPPPPVRKSSLDHKTKILLPQSALKSAYGDGGRTSGTRTAVSEDELDIRHRTDHASFKTSSLNHAKVTSGPKAKGSKGETGLHYGSQMSLEKCEGLSLSSSRVALSRENSGASLGGKSSKSIPKFGIPNSSSSPIASCPSTPSGGNISRTGQVKPANPKALGTVNGSKARSLSANNSKGLSSSTKSLTPPVNRNANLPPSGRTSGPRTPTPATSKTGRGTIMGTKQAIRAANSRVSELATGNMSGKHGRCSGDSDSGNDSGVNVSDDKSPTALLPSPYSKITAPRRPQRYSSGHGSDNSSVLSGELPPAMGRTALFYHSGGSSGYESMIRDSEATGSASSALDSMSESGMSSSGRARSSKYPKKKANGFQRRRLIPAPLPDTSSMGKKVSTTGQWVDLPPISGPLKEPFEIKVYEIDDVERLQRRHQEEAPEQPFQDVDKGLMYFNNKLKMLEKRQQQVKELKAKHQVLLEELEDTKARLMMDPSKWLGEFEVDPSLDKESIEYLEALAQITEELEFCVNLCKSRVMMVTCFDISMPSTLATQERLREVEV